DNA from Thermoplasma acidophilum DSM 1728:
GAGTTGTATAAGGCTTCGGCTCAAATTCACCCCGACTTCACTCCGCTCAGCCACCCCTCTTTGTGCCTTCGCCAATTACTATGCGCCCTCCGCTCGCCTGCACGCCAAGCACAGGACCCCATGCTTCACCTCCAATCAAAATTCACCACGTCTTACTCCGCAAGACTCCCGATTCCCTTCGAGCACATTATTCTCTCCCGCGGTGTGCAATTTTGGGGAGAGGGCTTAAATGGCTTAAGGGGCTTGACCGCACAATGCCGCTACGCTTAGTGCGGAATTTAAACAGAGAGAGATTTATATCATCTAGGGATGACTAATAGGAGAAAGATGAACAAAAATGGAGAGGAGCAACCAAGCTCTAATAAAAACAGAGATGCAGACCATGTATTTGAGAACGATAATCAGGACGCTAATACTCAAAAAGGAATACAGTCACAGCAACCAAACTTGGCCAATTTTCAAAGTTAACGTCTGCAATCCTTCCGTTAGGTCAGCAATATGTTGACCTTAAAAAATCCAAACTGGAATACACCATCATGAGGGATGAAAAGGCCGGAATTTATAACAGGAAACTTACTCTCCCCTTACTTATATTCTTAGGTCTTGTTATCATAGCCATGGCAGTCCTAATTTACTTTGGAAAGGTATCAGGAGACGCTTTACTGTTTCTGGTGGGTATTATAGTAGGATATATTATGAATATGATTCAGGGGCTACTCAACTCACCATGGGAAACAGAAACCGAGGAATGATAGTATCGGCTTAAAACATTAATCAAATCTCCTCCATTCCATCAGGCCATTCCGTAGCTTAATCCATCAAATTCCATCATCAGGTATCCATCAGACATGAGAGATATTCAGAGAGCAAAAGGTAGGTGGATCTATTGTATTCCATCAAAGATTCCCTATAGGTGGATCGGTCCGATCTTATGGCTTATTTTTCAGAGCTGGTCTTATTAATTGTATATTACATGATTATGGGAAGTTTTGTCAGTTTTGGAAGTTTTACTGCTTTTTACAATTCTTCTATACGGTCGGGGATTTTGTCAATCGAAACTCTTCTTAGAGAGGTAAAACTACAGTATTTATCAACAATTAAAAGACCTAAGCCGTTCCAACAAACATAAAAATCAATAATTTTTGACAATGTCCATTATCCGCCCTTACAGATTAGCATAAGAGTAGTATCCCAGATCTTGTGTGTGCTCAAGGATATCTCTTCTGGAACATACCCGCGATATGTCCATGCATTTATAGAATCCTTAGCTATCAAAAAGACCACTCTTCGATCATTTCAGCTATATTGAAATTATCTTTATGGTACTGTCTTCTGAGAGTAAGGAATCGATCAGCTCGATCCTTCGAATATTTCCGCTCATACTAGCCATAAGATTGGCCGAATATATTTATCCTCTTATCGGTTCTAGGCATTTAGTTAAGAGATCCATTTCGTAATATCCATTCCTCAATTCACCATTTTCTTCAAAAAATGCTTGTTTTTTCCTTCATCATGGATTTCATTGAACTTATTCACTGCTCACTAATCCAGATATATTTCTGTCCAGATTGTCCATTCCTTATTCCGTCCTTATAGGTTTGAGAAGACGTCCTTCTATTTTTCACTAATTTTGCCCTATGATCTTTCCATGATTTTTCTTTACAAAATTTGCCACGCTGTCATTTGGATTACTTAAAATGATCTTTATGATTCTATTTACATGAATATGAATATATATAATTAGGAAAATGATACACGCCCATGAAAATATTTTTAAAAAGCAAAGCGTAAGATCAGGTGAGACTATGGATCAGGAATGCATAGAAAACTACGCAAAGGTAAACGGAATTTATATTTATTACAAGCTGTGCAAAGCCCCTGAGGAGAAAGCAAAGCTAATGACCATGCACGGGGGCCCGGGCATGTCCCACGATTACCTGCTTTCTCTCAGGGATATGACCAAGGAAGGGATAACGGTTCTATTCTACGATCAGTTTGGATGCGGTAGATCCGAGGAACCGGATCAGTCTAAATTCACAATTGACTATGGTGTGGAAGAGGCAGAGGCCCTAAGATCAAAGCTGTTCGGCAACGAGAAGGTATTTTTGATGGGGTCATCATATGGTGGAGCGCTGGCGCTGGCATACGCAGTCAAGTACCAGGATCATCTGAAAGGGCTCATCGTATCCGGAGGCTTATCTTCAGTCCCTCTGACGGTGAAGGAGATGAACAGGCTCATTGACGAGCTCCCGGCAAAGTACAGAGATGCCATTAAAAAATACGGTTCATCTGGATCTTACGAGAATCCAGAATATCAGGAGGCCGTGAACTACTTTTACCATCAGCATCTGCTGAGATCAGAGGATTGGCCGCCCGAGGTACTCAAATCACTAGAATACGCGGAAAGGCGAAACGTATACAGGATAATGAACGGCCCGAATGAGTTCACCATAACCGGCACGATAAAGGACTGGGATATCACGGACAAAATATCTGCAATAAAGATCCCCACCCTTATAACGGTGGGCGAATACGATGAGGTCACGCCAAACGTGGCCAGAGTCATACATGAAAAAATAGCTGGTTCGGAACTTCACGTCTTCAGGGATTGCTCGCACCTCACGATGTGGGAGGATCGTGAAGGATACAACAAGTTGCTTTCGGATTTCATCCTGAAACACCTGTAACGTTCATGTATGGATCTATGTGCACGATCATCCCTGATATGATGAACTATATTTTCAACATCCAACATCGATGTTGTTAATAAAAATACCTTTCCAATATTTCAATAGGATAAGAAAAGCCTAAATACAGATTTATTCATATATATTATATGGCAGATGAGATATTGTTTCCGTCCCAGACTTGGGTTGAGGAATACTGCAAAAGGCTATCGGAATCGCCGGACTACAACAAAGCTGGAAAGGGCTGGAAGGATCCAATAATGTTCACGATCTCGGACCCGGAAGCATTGAGCGAAAAGCCAGAATTCAATTCCTTCACGCTTTATCTGCAGGATGGTAAATGTGAAAAATGCGAGATGATCAAGACAGAGAACGGGAGTGCGCCGTTCGTGCTCACCGCAACGTATGCAAACTGGAAGAAAATTATCGATGGAAAGATAAATCCGACGCAGGCGATGCTGACCGGACAGCTGAAGGTCAAGGGCAATATGGCCCTGATACTGAGGTATGCCTCCGCAGCCATAGCCATGGTCAAGGTGGCGCAGAGCATACCCACAAAATACATTGCGTGAAATCATGAGCATCATAACCTTGCCAAGGAAGATCTATCAGCAGAGGGACATAATAGATAACATAAGGGAAACCCTGCAGCTAAAGGAGCCCATATTGCTGGTCAGTGACAGAAACATCATGAAATTGTACGGCCAGAGAATCAAAAATGCGCTCGATGGATCGGATTACCGCGTAATAGAAGATGTGAGGCCAGAACCGGAAGTCTCTGACATAGAAAATACGTATAGAAGCTTGTCCGGCTTTCAGCCAAAGACCATCATAGCCTTTGGAGGCGGCAGCGTGATCGACTTTGCCAAGTCCATCGACGTGAAGATATCCTATCCGGACAGATCCCTGGAGGAGGTTAATCCCTTCGAACCTCTAAACCTTAAAGCTGATCTTGTTGCCATACCGACAACTTCCGGTACTGGCAGCGACGTATCATTCGGCATCGTCATTACCGATCAGGGAAGAAAGCTTGCACTCGGCAATTTTGATCTGGTACCATACGTTTCTGTATTAGACTCATCGCTTGTGCCGTCCGATCCATCCATCATCAGGCCAACCGGCGTTGATGCGCTTGTCCACTCCTTTGAAGCCCTAACTGCAAATACATCATCCATATTCACCGATGCACTGGCGGAGAAGGCAATTGAGACCATATTTGGAATCTTGATCGATCCATGAAGGGCGAAGAGGATGCAAGAGAGAACATGCATCTGGCCGCGACCATGGCCGGCATCTCATTCACAAACAGCGGCACTGCACTCGCACATGCTCTGGGCCACAGCTTCGGCTCAACGCACCATGTTGTACATGGCACCTGCGTTGGTTTATTCCTTCCCTACGTGATAGAATTCAACTCTTCCGATGAAAATGCCAGTGAAAAGTATGCAAGGATAGCCAGAAGGCTAGGTTATAAAGATGCTATATCTGCCCTCAGGGATCTGTACAGGAGGATAGGGCAGCCTCTCACCGTAGCAGAAATCGGCATACCAAAGGATGCATACATGAAGAGCCTGGACAGCATGGTTGAAAAGGCGCTGGCGGATAGCGAGCTTGCCTTCAACCCAGTGATCGCCGGCGACGAGGACGTAAGATCCATATATATCAAGGCCTACGGTGATTGATTTGGGCGGATTCTGGAACAAGCTTATCTTCGTGGATCTGTCAGGGCGCGATGTATGGTTCGATGGCCTCTCCGAAGATCTATGGGAAAAGTACATGGGTGGAGTGGGCCTTGGATCCTATCTCTTCACCAAATACGGTGGAAACTTCGATCCGTTCTCCGAGAAGAACCCGATCATAATCATGACCGGCCCGCTGGTCGGAACCGCGTTCCCCAATTCCGGAAGGCATGAGGTTGTGAGCAGGAGCCCGCTCACAACGTTTTTAGGGGAATCGAACTCTGGCGGCAGGTTCGGATTCGAACTGAAGCGATCCGGTTCTGACGGGATGGTCATAACGGGAAAGTCAGATGTGCCGGTATCGATCTTCATCGATGACGGCGATGTTCGCCTGGCAGAAACACCGGATCTCTGGGGCCTTGACATATATGAAACGCAGGCTAAGATGAAGAAGGAAAAGAATTACTCGGTTATGTGCATAGGCCCTGCCGGCGAGAACCGCGTCCTCTTTTCATCAATAATGAATGATGAGGGGCGCGCAGCCGGGAGGACCGGACTCGGCGCTGTCATGGGATCGAAGAAGCTGAAGGCCATCGCCGTTTATGGGCGGAAGATCGTCGAGGTAAACAATAGGGCCGAGTACAACAGGATAGTGAAGGAGGCCTCAAAATCTATAATCGAATCACCCGTTGTCTCTGGGTTCAGAAGCTACGGAAGCATGATATGGATGGACGGCGGGATAGGTTTCAACGATATCCCGGCCAACTACTTCATGGATAGGAACTTCCAGTTCGACGATCTCAGCAGCATAAAGTTCCACGAGGAATACAGCGTATCCAGCTACAACTGTGCTGCCTGCGTCATAGGCTGCGGAAGGACTGTTAGATACAACGGCCTCACAGTTGACGGGCCGGAATATGAAACGGTTGCAGCTTTGGGGCCGCTCCTGGGGAACACCAGTTTCCAGAAAATAATAGAATGGAACCATGAAATCAACAGGCTTGGCATGGACACCATAAGCACCGGCGTCATCGTCTCTGCGATCAGGCATTTCATCAAAGCCGGTTTGGTAAACGATGGATCAGTCGAATCGTATTACTCCGGAAGCTTCGAGAAAATAGGCCAGATGATCCAAGACATAGCGATGAGGAGAGGTTCCGGAGATCGCATTGCCGATGGCCTCTATCGCTTCGCCTCCTCCCTTGGAATAGACAGGGATCTCATAGCTACGGTCAAAGGCCTGGAAATACCGCTCCATGATCCCAGGGCCTTCAAGGCACAGGGCATCGTGTATGCAACCTCGACAAGGGGTGCAGACCACATGCAGGGGGATATGTACCAGATCGACATAGGGGGCGATCATCCAGATCTGGGCATCGTTTCCGGCGACAGATTCAGCGTGGACAGCGATGACCGCGTCCGGACGGTAATAAGGACGCAGGACTTCAGGCAGGTTTACAACTCGCTGATCATATGCTATTACGCGCAGCCTGATCCGGAAACAATAGCCAAAGCGTACGCTCTCGCAACGGGATTCGATTCATCGATCAAAGATCTGGTTGACCGCGGATCTGAAATAATAAACCTTAAGAGGAGGATCAACGAAGGCCTTGGCATGAGGCCGGAGGACGACTGGCTTCCAGCGATAGTCAGAATGCCTATAGAGGGCGAATCGCCTGAATCCGGTACCTCTGACGAGGAGCTCATATCGGCGATCCAGAGGTATTACAGGCTGAGGGGGTGGGGAAGGTACAGGCCTCCTGTGCGGTGATGTGCGGCCAATCCCTGTCTTCCCAGCGTATTCCGCATCTCAATCTTTTTATATCGTACAGTTATGGTGCAGCGTGAAGATCAGCGAACTGGGTTATGACAGGGCCTTTCTGCAGCTCTTCGATGGTAACGACTTCCAGCTGTACGACCATCAGAGGATGGCCATCGAACAGATCAGGAAGGGCAGGAACGTTGTCGTCAGCGTGCCCACTGCCGCAGGCAAAACTCTGATCGCATATTCCGCCATCTATGAAACGTTCCAGAGGAATCTCAAATCAATATACATAGTTCCGCTGAGATCGCTGGCCATGGAGAAGTTTTCAGAGCTGTCCAGACTCAGGGATCTTGGCCTCAAGGTGAAGATGTCAATTGGGGATTACGATGACAGCCCCGATTTCATAAAGAGATATGATGCGGTCATCCTAACCTCCGAGAAGGCCGATTCACTCCTCCATCATGATCCGTATATTCTCAACGATGTGGGCCTCCTCGTCCTCGATGAGATCCACACGATTGGCGACGAGAGCCGCGGCCCTACGCTGGAGACCGTAGCATCCATAGCTAGATATGTTAATCCCGATGTCAGGATACTGGCACTTTCAGCTACCGTATCCAACGCCATGGAGCTGGCCAGCTGGTTAGACGCTTCCCTTATAAAGAGCGACTTCAGGCCGGTTCCTCTCAAGACGGGCATATTATACAGGGATCAGCTCTATCTAGACGGGAAGAGGAGATCCGGCGTCAGCATCAACCAGATCATAAGGGAGACCGTTGAGGACAACGGCCAGGTGCTGATGTTCGTCAGCTCAAGAAAGAAGGCAGAGGATACCGCAAGGGATCTTGCCCAGATATTCGGAAGCGATGCGAACATAAAGATATCATCCGATGAAACGAACGTGTACGATGATATGCTCAATGAAATACTGCCAAGAGGCGTAGCGTTCCATCACGCCGGACTGAGCAATGACCAGCGTGCATTCATCGAGAGGGAGTTCAGGGCAAGGCGGATAAAGGTCATAGTCGCCACGCCAACACTTGCAGCTGGAGTCAACCTTCCAGCACGCCTCGTCATAGTCAGGGACATAACCAGATGGGGATCGGACGGCATATCTTACCTGACGAACATGGAGATAAAGCAGATGATAGGGAGAGCCGGCAGGCCGGGATATGACCAGTATGGCATAGGCCTGATATACGTGTCATCGCAGTCCAGCTACGAGGCGGCAAAGGATTATCTATCAACGGATCCGGAGCCGGTCGTATCGTACCTCGGAAACGAGGCAAAGGTCAGGTTCAACACGCTGGCAGCAATATCCATGGGCCTTGCCAGATCCCCTTCGGACATAATGAAGTTCTACGAAACAACACTGTTCTTCTCCCAGAACGGTAAGGACCTTCTGGAGGAGAAGATATCTGCCTCACTGAAATTCCTCGAAAAAAACGGCTTCATAAAGCAATCACCGGATCTCAGGACGACCCAGCTTGGAAAGGTAACCAGCGATCTGTACATAGATCCGGAGAGCGCTCTGCGCCTCGTTGACTTCTTTGATGGGCCCGCGGATGTTGACCATGCGATCTATTACATCTCCCTGTGCAGAGAGATCGTGCCGTTCAACATAAAGGATGATTATTCTGCAATGGAGTTTCTCGACGATATAGGCCTCATCGATGGCGACATAGATGCAGCGAAGACGGCGATAGTGCTAAGGGATTGGATATCCGAAGCATCCTACAAATACCTGTACGATAAGTACGGCATCGCACCTGGGGATATGCAGGCCAGGATCTCCATGGCAGATTGGCTCTCCTATTCCCTAGCGAAGCTGTCATCGATATACAAGCCTGAGGTGCGCAGGATGCTGGAGATACTCAACCTGAGGATAAAGGAGGGAATAAGGGAGGATATACTGCAGCTCGTTCTCATACCTGGCGTTGGCCGTGTCAGGGCCAGAAGGCTGTACGATGCCGGCCTGAGGAGCATTGAAGACGTGGCTTCCGCATCCCCGGATAGGATAAAGGCTATATACGGTTTCTCTGACACCCTTGCAAATGCCATCATAAGGAGGGCGAGAACCATTGCCTCCAAAGAAGTTCGTTAGGGTTAGGAAGCATATGGCTGAGAGGACGATAAGGGATCTGAGGAACGCCGGGCTTTACGATACGAACTATACCATAGCCAGGGACGGCGACTACGTCCTCATTCCTGTGACGGACGATTATTCAGGCGAACATGTTGTGATGGAGGCCGAACCAACTAATATGCGAAGATCCGCTTCAGGATCCTTCGATACCATAGGATCCATAGCGATCATGAAAAAATATGACGAGGCTTTGGCGAACGATATTCTGCTGACGCACAAGAAAATAAGAAGCGTGTTCTTTGATGAGGGCGTCGGTGGGCCGGAGCGCATAAGAAAACTGCGGCTTGTTGCTGGAGAAAACAACACCGTGACCGAATACAGGGAAAATGGATGTTCGTTCACTGTTGACGTCGCGAAGGCGTACTTTTCGCCCAGGCTGGCGACGGAAAGGCGTAGGATCGTCGATCAGGTATCCGATGGCGAATTCATCTTCGACATGTTCGCCGGTGTCGGGCCGATAAGCATCGAGATCGCCCGGTACAGAAGAGTAAGGATAATCGCTGCGGACATAAACTGCGATGCTGTAGAAATGCTGAAGGAGAATATGGAGAAGAATCCACTGCGTGGCATCATAGAACCTTTCTGCGAGGACGCCAGGATCGCAGCAGAGAGGGTTACCGGTGCTGACAGGGTGATAATGAACCATCCAACAGCATCCTTTGAATTCATCGATTACGCGGTGAAAACTCTGAGAGAAGGCGGGGTAATCAACTATTATGAATTCCTGGATAATTCCAAGGTTGACAAACGCATCTCTGACCTCGAGATGCGATCGCTTATCCCGCTTGATGTGCATCCAGTCCACTCCTACTCAAAGACCATTTCGCTCTATTCGATGACCCTTAAGAAGGCATAGGCGATGAGATTCGCAGGTCTATTCATTTTTATCGTACGATGCAAATACAGAAAATATATTTATAGGGGATATCACTGTCTTGACCGGAGGTGGAATGTTTGGTCTTCAAAAAAATGGATTACGATGACGACTTCGATGATGAAGACGAAGATGAAGACGACGATGATTTTTAAGGTCAAATGAATTATCGCAGGGGAGCGGCAAAATTATGATAGCATTGAATTTTTAACACTCCCCGCCATTCCTTCTTGGCCGTTGCGGATATCGTTTGAAAAGCTGTTATTTTGCCTTCGCCAGGCGTTATGCAAACCGCAAATCTATATATTGCATAGATCAATGTGGCAGTATGGATATCGTCGTGATAGGAGGAGGCGCGGCTGGTATGGCCGCAGCATCCAAGGCGAAGAGGGTAAACAAGGATGCAAACGTCACTGTTATAGAATCAGGTTCATTTGTCTCGTATGCCGAGTGCGGCATACCTTATTTTCTTCAGGGCATCGTGGGAAAAGCGGAGGATCTTCTGCATTACCCTCTGGAGGAATTCACGGAAAAGAGAGGCATCAAGGTAATAACTGGCAGGGTGGTGAAGAAGATCGATACAGCCTCCCTGTCGCTGGTGCTTGACAATGGATCCGCTGTGAAATTCGATAGATTGATCATAGCAACGGGATCAAGGCCGAGGATACCCGATGGCATAGCATCAGGAGTTTTTGGCCTCCGCAGCTTGGAGAGCGCCATAAGATTGAAGGAGGCCATCGATGGATCACGAACGATAACGATAATAGGAGCCGGCGTTCTGGGCGTCGAACTGGCATCAACGCTCACCGAAGCTGGCAAGAGGGTAAAGGTGATATCAAAGTACGATAGGGTTATGCCGCAGCTCGACCCAGACATGGGAAAGATACTAAACGATTATTTTTCCTCGAAGGTTGAGGTTGAATTCTCCTCCACGCCTGTGGAGATAAAGAAGGGGGAGGACGGCTTCGCTGTAAAGACGACTGTTGATGATCACGTATCGGACGTTGTCATCGCTGCAGTTGGCATAGTTCCCAACTCAAACATTGCCGTCGATGCAGGCATAAAGGTTGACCAGCGTGGAGCCATCATAACCGACGAACACATGGAGACTTCCATTCCCGGCATATACGCTGCGGGTGACGTCGCAACGGTTAAGAATATCATAACAGGGCAGGATGAGATGATGCCGCTTGCCCAGATAGCAAACAAGGCGGGCCGTGTTGCAGGTTCAAACGCTGCCGGTTCTGAGATGAGGTTCCCCGGCGCCATTGGTTCGACGTTGGTCAAGGTATTCGACATGGAGGTTGGCTTCACAGGCCTCAATGAAAAGCGCGCCTCAGTGCTTGGCATACCCTATGGAAAGACGATGATCAAGGCTAAGAGCAGGGCCAACTACTATCCAGGAAAGGAGGACATATTCGTGAAGATACTGTACGACAGCAGGGACAAGAAGATAATAGGCGGCCAGGTGATCGGAAAGGATGGGGCTGCCTGGAGGCTGAACACACTGGCCACGGCAATATTCGCGGGTTTCACCGTTGAGGATCTCTTCTACGACGATCTCGGATACACGCCGCCGTTCGGGCCTGTGTGGGACCCTCTCGTAGTGGCCGGAAGCGTATCCATGAGAGAATAGGATGTCAAACTCATTTTCCTATCTAGATGAGAGAATCATAGCGATGCTCCGCGACAGGGGCATAACGGATCCTACAGATCCGCAGGAGCAGATAATACCCCTTGTCCTGGAGGGAAAGAACGTACTCCTGCTGTCGCCAACCGGCAGCGGCAAGACTGAAGCAGCGGTGCTTCCTGTATTCCAGAGGATATTGAGGGAGAAGCCGAAGAAGGTCTTCGCATTATACATAACGCCGCTCAGGGCGCTGAACCGCGATATACTTTCACGCCTTGTAGACTACGGCAGAGAACTTGGCATAGATGTGCAGGTTAGGCACAGCGATATGAGCGATGCAGATAAGCGAAGGATGGCGGAGAGCCCTCCGGACATTCTCGTTACGACGCCGGAATCTCTGCAGATACTTCTTAACGGGAAGAACCTGAGACGCTTCATCGCAAACGTGCGTGTCGTCATAGTGGATGAGCTGCACGATGCTGCAGAAAACGAACGTGGATCACAGCTGTCGCTTGCACTGGAGCGGCTGAGGGATCTTGCTGGCAACTTCCAGCGAATAGGCCTTTCGGCAACCGTCGGAAATCCTGGAGATCTCGCCAGGTTTTTGGTTCCAAATGGAACCTGCGAGATCATCTCAACTACGCTGAAGAAGAACATGTCCATAGACGTCATGGTACCGGATGAATCCAGCGAAGAGGATGCCGAGGTCATGGGATGCGATCGGCAGTACGCCGGTGCTATACTCAAGGTCTGGGATCTCATAAACAGGCATGCTGGATCGCTCGTATTTGTGAACAGGCGATTCGTAGCTGAGGATCTTGCATTCAGGCTGAAGCTAAAATTTGGAGAAATACC
Protein-coding regions in this window:
- a CDS encoding aldehyde ferredoxin oxidoreductase family protein — protein: MGGFWNKLIFVDLSGRDVWFDGLSEDLWEKYMGGVGLGSYLFTKYGGNFDPFSEKNPIIIMTGPLVGTAFPNSGRHEVVSRSPLTTFLGESNSGGRFGFELKRSGSDGMVITGKSDVPVSIFIDDGDVRLAETPDLWGLDIYETQAKMKKEKNYSVMCIGPAGENRVLFSSIMNDEGRAAGRTGLGAVMGSKKLKAIAVYGRKIVEVNNRAEYNRIVKEASKSIIESPVVSGFRSYGSMIWMDGGIGFNDIPANYFMDRNFQFDDLSSIKFHEEYSVSSYNCAACVIGCGRTVRYNGLTVDGPEYETVAALGPLLGNTSFQKIIEWNHEINRLGMDTISTGVIVSAIRHFIKAGLVNDGSVESYYSGSFEKIGQMIQDIAMRRGSGDRIADGLYRFASSLGIDRDLIATVKGLEIPLHDPRAFKAQGIVYATSTRGADHMQGDMYQIDIGGDHPDLGIVSGDRFSVDSDDRVRTVIRTQDFRQVYNSLIICYYAQPDPETIAKAYALATGFDSSIKDLVDRGSEIINLKRRINEGLGMRPEDDWLPAIVRMPIEGESPESGTSDEELISAIQRYYRLRGWGRYRPPVR
- a CDS encoding SCP2 sterol-binding domain-containing protein; the protein is MADEILFPSQTWVEEYCKRLSESPDYNKAGKGWKDPIMFTISDPEALSEKPEFNSFTLYLQDGKCEKCEMIKTENGSAPFVLTATYANWKKIIDGKINPTQAMLTGQLKVKGNMALILRYASAAIAMVKVAQSIPTKYIA
- the pip gene encoding proline iminopeptidase, producing MDQECIENYAKVNGIYIYYKLCKAPEEKAKLMTMHGGPGMSHDYLLSLRDMTKEGITVLFYDQFGCGRSEEPDQSKFTIDYGVEEAEALRSKLFGNEKVFLMGSSYGGALALAYAVKYQDHLKGLIVSGGLSSVPLTVKEMNRLIDELPAKYRDAIKKYGSSGSYENPEYQEAVNYFYHQHLLRSEDWPPEVLKSLEYAERRNVYRIMNGPNEFTITGTIKDWDITDKISAIKIPTLITVGEYDEVTPNVARVIHEKIAGSELHVFRDCSHLTMWEDREGYNKLLSDFILKHL
- a CDS encoding FAD-dependent oxidoreductase, which codes for MDIVVIGGGAAGMAAASKAKRVNKDANVTVIESGSFVSYAECGIPYFLQGIVGKAEDLLHYPLEEFTEKRGIKVITGRVVKKIDTASLSLVLDNGSAVKFDRLIIATGSRPRIPDGIASGVFGLRSLESAIRLKEAIDGSRTITIIGAGVLGVELASTLTEAGKRVKVISKYDRVMPQLDPDMGKILNDYFSSKVEVEFSSTPVEIKKGEDGFAVKTTVDDHVSDVVIAAVGIVPNSNIAVDAGIKVDQRGAIITDEHMETSIPGIYAAGDVATVKNIITGQDEMMPLAQIANKAGRVAGSNAAGSEMRFPGAIGSTLVKVFDMEVGFTGLNEKRASVLGIPYGKTMIKAKSRANYYPGKEDIFVKILYDSRDKKIIGGQVIGKDGAAWRLNTLATAIFAGFTVEDLFYDDLGYTPPFGPVWDPLVVAGSVSMRE
- a CDS encoding ATP-dependent DNA helicase, with translation MKISELGYDRAFLQLFDGNDFQLYDHQRMAIEQIRKGRNVVVSVPTAAGKTLIAYSAIYETFQRNLKSIYIVPLRSLAMEKFSELSRLRDLGLKVKMSIGDYDDSPDFIKRYDAVILTSEKADSLLHHDPYILNDVGLLVLDEIHTIGDESRGPTLETVASIARYVNPDVRILALSATVSNAMELASWLDASLIKSDFRPVPLKTGILYRDQLYLDGKRRSGVSINQIIRETVEDNGQVLMFVSSRKKAEDTARDLAQIFGSDANIKISSDETNVYDDMLNEILPRGVAFHHAGLSNDQRAFIEREFRARRIKVIVATPTLAAGVNLPARLVIVRDITRWGSDGISYLTNMEIKQMIGRAGRPGYDQYGIGLIYVSSQSSYEAAKDYLSTDPEPVVSYLGNEAKVRFNTLAAISMGLARSPSDIMKFYETTLFFSQNGKDLLEEKISASLKFLEKNGFIKQSPDLRTTQLGKVTSDLYIDPESALRLVDFFDGPADVDHAIYYISLCREIVPFNIKDDYSAMEFLDDIGLIDGDIDAAKTAIVLRDWISEASYKYLYDKYGIAPGDMQARISMADWLSYSLAKLSSIYKPEVRRMLEILNLRIKEGIREDILQLVLIPGVGRVRARRLYDAGLRSIEDVASASPDRIKAIYGFSDTLANAIIRRARTIASKEVR
- a CDS encoding class I SAM-dependent methyltransferase encodes the protein MPPKKFVRVRKHMAERTIRDLRNAGLYDTNYTIARDGDYVLIPVTDDYSGEHVVMEAEPTNMRRSASGSFDTIGSIAIMKKYDEALANDILLTHKKIRSVFFDEGVGGPERIRKLRLVAGENNTVTEYRENGCSFTVDVAKAYFSPRLATERRRIVDQVSDGEFIFDMFAGVGPISIEIARYRRVRIIAADINCDAVEMLKENMEKNPLRGIIEPFCEDARIAAERVTGADRVIMNHPTASFEFIDYAVKTLREGGVINYYEFLDNSKVDKRISDLEMRSLIPLDVHPVHSYSKTISLYSMTLKKA